ATTCTGCCCTGCAACCGGGGAACATCATCCAGAGGAGCATTCACAAGATTTTCAGTTTCTTCCGTAATTTTGAGGTCCAGATACTCACGAATTTTGCTGAGTGTCTGACCACCGCTTTCCAGAAGTTCTCTGCATTTTTCGCTGCTAGTCATCATCAGCCTCTACTCCTGCGTTAAATCCATCCTCAAAACTTCCGCCTGAATCAATGCCCAGCTCCACAATCTGCAATTCAATGGACCTTTTCTTTCCACCGGGCTGGGCTCCGGCACTGCAAATAAATGCTTTTGCCTCCAGTCTTACAGTGGAGCCAACTTTAATATCCTTTGGTTTAAGTCCCAGTCTGGACACTGATTCATCATTAAAATGAAGACGCAGCCCCCACGGAAATTCTTCGTGTTCCGATTCGTCAACCGCTGTTATTTCTTTTGATTTCTTGTTTTTCTTCTCCGGCTTAAGCCGCATGTCCACCAGCTTCATCTGCCTGCCCTCCAGCCAGTTGAGTTGTCTGCTGTTTCAGGCTTTCAGAGAGAGCCTGCCGCACGTCCACGCCATTTTTTTCCAATTCTTCAACCAGCGCTTGAACATTTGCACGGGCCGAATCCAGCATTTTTTGATTATCCATTCGTTCCTTTTCCTTAGCCGAACGAAGAACACCTTCCGGCAGTTCAAGATTTTTGCTGATCTCCCGGATAAGTTTTTCATCATCAACCCAGCCCGCAAAACGCGGGTTGTCAGAAATGGCCAGAATAGTCTGCATACGTTCAAGCTGAACCTCCTTGGCCATCAGAACAGAAGTTCCGGTAGCGATAATTTCATAATCTCCCTTGATCTCAGACCGGGAGTTGAACTGCATATTCCAGAAATACATTTTACGGAAAAAAGGACGGGTGATGTTTTCGTCATGTGATTTGACAAGGTCTTTCAGAATCTGGTGGGCCGCACCGATGAGCATGGAAAGCCCTCTGGCGGTTTTACCTGCTCCGCGCATCTGCGAGCCGTCACCACCCATAAAACGGGGTACGGACATATCATCCACCATGTCATTGAAAACACGCACAAGAGCCATAAGCTCGTTGGTGTAGGAAGGCACTGAGAAAAATTTAAGAGCTTTGTTCATGTCTTCAACAGAGGAAAAAGCCCAGAGCTTGAAAGGATAGATATCTCTCGGATCTTCACCGGGCCGTATCGCACTCATGTTGACACCGACCTGCGGCCCGCATGAAACAGCAGCATTATCAAGCAGCATACGCATGGAAGCGTTGAGAGCCTTCTGAGGGTGCCGCAGCAGCTTTGGCAGACCGTCACCCCAGATTGAATCCTCATCCTTTACAAAGTAATCAAACTGATAAGGTATTGAAGAACCTTCAAGAGGATTGATAACCGCTTTAATTACCAGATCGCCGAGCATCCAGACATTGGCCGGAAAAACATCGGCGGCGTTTTCCTCCGGTATCTCAAGTCCCACACTGCTAAGCTGATTACCGCTGAGGCTTCCCCAGAATTCATACACACGGTAGCGTTTTTCAGTCCGGTGAGTGTTTTCGCCTGTTATGCCGTTTCCTTTAAAAGCTTTATATGAATCAAGGTCGCCGTCATTATGGTCTTCAAGATACCTGCGAATCAGTTTTTCCTTGAATCCGGGGTAAGCCAGCAGGTCCAGAACCTGCTGCCTGTTGTAAATATGATCCTGAATTATAAATTCGCAGTCACCGAGTGCAGTTGCATTAGGGTCGGGATAAATATTCCAGACAGAGACATCTTCAAAATACGGTTTCAGTTCTGTGGACTGCGATTTTTCAAGCCGCCATGAACCGTCCTGCTGAACGGCATAGGCTTCCCGGTATTCTTCCCGCACAAGCGGCCCTTTCAGAATTCCGGTTCCGTATTTAAGTTTCTGCTCCATTACGGACCGGCAGACACTGCGGTATGATTTTCTTCCACTGCCGCCCACAAGCTGGTCGGCAATTTCGTTACCCATCTCAGTGCATGATTCTTTCGCCTGTTTCTCAATATAATTTTCAAGTTCATCACTTGAAATCTGCTGTCCCTGCCCGGCGGCAAGCTGCTTGTAGTGGCTGACTATGGAAGGATGCAGTTCCGGTCGCGGAG
Above is a genomic segment from Maridesulfovibrio bastinii DSM 16055 containing:
- the gp10 gene encoding capsid staple protein, translating into MKLVDMRLKPEKKNKKSKEITAVDESEHEEFPWGLRLHFNDESVSRLGLKPKDIKVGSTVRLEAKAFICSAGAQPGGKKRSIELQIVELGIDSGGSFEDGFNAGVEADDD
- a CDS encoding portal protein — its product is MSADLGVFIKKLFTEAEEARSAKEDSWTKDYLQVKSRYEQGEIKKIKRSKIYVPSTRVKMNTVMTQVMDLLFPSTGERNWDLKPSPRPELHPSIVSHYKQLAAGQGQQISSDELENYIEKQAKESCTEMGNEIADQLVGGSGRKSYRSVCRSVMEQKLKYGTGILKGPLVREEYREAYAVQQDGSWRLEKSQSTELKPYFEDVSVWNIYPDPNATALGDCEFIIQDHIYNRQQVLDLLAYPGFKEKLIRRYLEDHNDGDLDSYKAFKGNGITGENTHRTEKRYRVYEFWGSLSGNQLSSVGLEIPEENAADVFPANVWMLGDLVIKAVINPLEGSSIPYQFDYFVKDEDSIWGDGLPKLLRHPQKALNASMRMLLDNAAVSCGPQVGVNMSAIRPGEDPRDIYPFKLWAFSSVEDMNKALKFFSVPSYTNELMALVRVFNDMVDDMSVPRFMGGDGSQMRGAGKTARGLSMLIGAAHQILKDLVKSHDENITRPFFRKMYFWNMQFNSRSEIKGDYEIIATGTSVLMAKEVQLERMQTILAISDNPRFAGWVDDEKLIREISKNLELPEGVLRSAKEKERMDNQKMLDSARANVQALVEELEKNGVDVRQALSESLKQQTTQLAGGQADEAGGHAA